A stretch of the Denticeps clupeoides chromosome 6, fDenClu1.1, whole genome shotgun sequence genome encodes the following:
- the rad51d gene encoding DNA repair protein RAD51 homolog 4 isoform X1: MTVLRVGMCPGLSHDLINALQSAGIRTVEHLVSTNIEELAQKCSFSYKIIFQALMAVRRVLLAQHTAFPVFGLDLYEELLCSTAILSTGNPSLDKLLDSGLYTGEITELSGGPGSGKTQVCFGVAVNISCRLKHGVLYIDTSGGMSAGRLLQMVQAQIPGAAEQMAALQRIHVYKALDAFSLLACLQEWRAAGLQLMSAGSSVKAVLVDSLSALFSHLVGGRQSNAGMSMMMQVAGELKLLSKDFGVAVLVTNHVTRDSSGVLKSGLGHSWSHVPHNRVLLQKVERPGSHTCLRVAELTKSSRQPCHLQEELDISYSKNLNPENQPVTS; the protein is encoded by the exons ATGACAGTCCTCAGGGTAGGCATGTGTCCCGGACTGAGTCATGACCTTATCAACGCTCTTCAGTCTGCAGGCATCAGAACTG tGGAGCATCTGGTCTCAACCAATATTGAAGAACTGGCGCAGAAATGTTCCTTTTCCTACAAG ATTATTTTTCAGGCTTTGATGGCGGTACGTCGAGTTCTGCTGGCTCAGCATACAGCCTTCCCAGTGTTTGGTTTGGATCTTTATGAAGAATTATTGTGTTCAACAGCCATCCTGTCTACTGGAAATCCAAG CCTTGATAAGTTGCTGGATTCTGGCCTGTATACTGGAGAGATAACAGAGCTGAGTGGTGGACCAGGAAGTGGCAAGACCCAG GTGTGCTTTGGGGTGGCTGTCAACATCTCCTGCAGACTGAAGCACGGTGTGCTGTACATCGATACCAGTGGAGGCATGTCCGCAGGCCGCCTGCTTCAAATGGTTCAGGCCCAAATTCCTGGCGCAGCGGAACAG ATGGCGGCGCTGCAACGGATCCACGTCTATAAAGCGCTCGACGCCTTCTCTCTACTGGCCTGTTTACAGGAGTGGAGAGCAGCGGGACTCCAGCTG ATGTCTGCAGGCAGCTCTGTTAAGGCAGTGCTGGTGGACTCGCTCTCCGCCCTTTTCTCTCACTTGGTAGGAGGCAGGCAGAGTAATG CAGGTATGTCCATGATGATGCAAGTGGCTGGAGAGCTGAAGCTCCTATCAAAAGACTTTGGTGTAGCTGTACTG GTAACCAACCATGTGACCCGGGACAGCAGTGGAGTGTTGAAGTCTGGATTGGGCCATTCTTGGAGTCACGTTCCACATAACCGTGTTCTTCTGCAGAAAGTCGAGAGACCTGGCAGTCACACTTGCCTCAGGGTTGCAGAACTGACCAAATCCTCGCGACAG CCTTGCCATCTACAAGAGGAGCTGGACATCAGCTACAGCAAGAATCTAAATCCAGAGAACCAGCCAGTCACATCTTGA
- the rad51d gene encoding DNA repair protein RAD51 homolog 4 isoform X4, which produces MTVLRVGMCPGLSHDLINALQSAGIRTVEHLVSTNIEELAQKCSFSYKALMAVRRVLLAQHTAFPVFGLDLYEELLCSTAILSTGNPSLDKLLDSGLYTGEITELSGGPGSGKTQVCFGVAVNISCRLKHGVLYIDTSGGMSAGRLLQMVQAQIPGAAEQMAALQRIHVYKALDAFSLLACLQEWRAAGLQLMSAGSSVKAVLVDSLSALFSHLVGGRQSNGMSMMMQVAGELKLLSKDFGVAVLVTNHVTRDSSGVLKSGLGHSWSHVPHNRVLLQKVERPGSHTCLRVAELTKSSRQPCHLQEELDISYSKNLNPENQPVTS; this is translated from the exons ATGACAGTCCTCAGGGTAGGCATGTGTCCCGGACTGAGTCATGACCTTATCAACGCTCTTCAGTCTGCAGGCATCAGAACTG tGGAGCATCTGGTCTCAACCAATATTGAAGAACTGGCGCAGAAATGTTCCTTTTCCTACAAG GCTTTGATGGCGGTACGTCGAGTTCTGCTGGCTCAGCATACAGCCTTCCCAGTGTTTGGTTTGGATCTTTATGAAGAATTATTGTGTTCAACAGCCATCCTGTCTACTGGAAATCCAAG CCTTGATAAGTTGCTGGATTCTGGCCTGTATACTGGAGAGATAACAGAGCTGAGTGGTGGACCAGGAAGTGGCAAGACCCAG GTGTGCTTTGGGGTGGCTGTCAACATCTCCTGCAGACTGAAGCACGGTGTGCTGTACATCGATACCAGTGGAGGCATGTCCGCAGGCCGCCTGCTTCAAATGGTTCAGGCCCAAATTCCTGGCGCAGCGGAACAG ATGGCGGCGCTGCAACGGATCCACGTCTATAAAGCGCTCGACGCCTTCTCTCTACTGGCCTGTTTACAGGAGTGGAGAGCAGCGGGACTCCAGCTG ATGTCTGCAGGCAGCTCTGTTAAGGCAGTGCTGGTGGACTCGCTCTCCGCCCTTTTCTCTCACTTGGTAGGAGGCAGGCAGAGTAATG GTATGTCCATGATGATGCAAGTGGCTGGAGAGCTGAAGCTCCTATCAAAAGACTTTGGTGTAGCTGTACTG GTAACCAACCATGTGACCCGGGACAGCAGTGGAGTGTTGAAGTCTGGATTGGGCCATTCTTGGAGTCACGTTCCACATAACCGTGTTCTTCTGCAGAAAGTCGAGAGACCTGGCAGTCACACTTGCCTCAGGGTTGCAGAACTGACCAAATCCTCGCGACAG CCTTGCCATCTACAAGAGGAGCTGGACATCAGCTACAGCAAGAATCTAAATCCAGAGAACCAGCCAGTCACATCTTGA
- the rad51d gene encoding DNA repair protein RAD51 homolog 4 isoform X2: MTVLRVGMCPGLSHDLINALQSAGIRTVEHLVSTNIEELAQKCSFSYKIIFQALMAVRRVLLAQHTAFPVFGLDLYEELLCSTAILSTGNPSLDKLLDSGLYTGEITELSGGPGSGKTQVCFGVAVNISCRLKHGVLYIDTSGGMSAGRLLQMVQAQIPGAAEQMAALQRIHVYKALDAFSLLACLQEWRAAGLQLMSAGSSVKAVLVDSLSALFSHLVGGRQSNGMSMMMQVAGELKLLSKDFGVAVLVTNHVTRDSSGVLKSGLGHSWSHVPHNRVLLQKVERPGSHTCLRVAELTKSSRQPCHLQEELDISYSKNLNPENQPVTS; the protein is encoded by the exons ATGACAGTCCTCAGGGTAGGCATGTGTCCCGGACTGAGTCATGACCTTATCAACGCTCTTCAGTCTGCAGGCATCAGAACTG tGGAGCATCTGGTCTCAACCAATATTGAAGAACTGGCGCAGAAATGTTCCTTTTCCTACAAG ATTATTTTTCAGGCTTTGATGGCGGTACGTCGAGTTCTGCTGGCTCAGCATACAGCCTTCCCAGTGTTTGGTTTGGATCTTTATGAAGAATTATTGTGTTCAACAGCCATCCTGTCTACTGGAAATCCAAG CCTTGATAAGTTGCTGGATTCTGGCCTGTATACTGGAGAGATAACAGAGCTGAGTGGTGGACCAGGAAGTGGCAAGACCCAG GTGTGCTTTGGGGTGGCTGTCAACATCTCCTGCAGACTGAAGCACGGTGTGCTGTACATCGATACCAGTGGAGGCATGTCCGCAGGCCGCCTGCTTCAAATGGTTCAGGCCCAAATTCCTGGCGCAGCGGAACAG ATGGCGGCGCTGCAACGGATCCACGTCTATAAAGCGCTCGACGCCTTCTCTCTACTGGCCTGTTTACAGGAGTGGAGAGCAGCGGGACTCCAGCTG ATGTCTGCAGGCAGCTCTGTTAAGGCAGTGCTGGTGGACTCGCTCTCCGCCCTTTTCTCTCACTTGGTAGGAGGCAGGCAGAGTAATG GTATGTCCATGATGATGCAAGTGGCTGGAGAGCTGAAGCTCCTATCAAAAGACTTTGGTGTAGCTGTACTG GTAACCAACCATGTGACCCGGGACAGCAGTGGAGTGTTGAAGTCTGGATTGGGCCATTCTTGGAGTCACGTTCCACATAACCGTGTTCTTCTGCAGAAAGTCGAGAGACCTGGCAGTCACACTTGCCTCAGGGTTGCAGAACTGACCAAATCCTCGCGACAG CCTTGCCATCTACAAGAGGAGCTGGACATCAGCTACAGCAAGAATCTAAATCCAGAGAACCAGCCAGTCACATCTTGA
- the rad51d gene encoding DNA repair protein RAD51 homolog 4 isoform X3, translated as MTVLRVGMCPGLSHDLINALQSAGIRTVEHLVSTNIEELAQKCSFSYKALMAVRRVLLAQHTAFPVFGLDLYEELLCSTAILSTGNPSLDKLLDSGLYTGEITELSGGPGSGKTQVCFGVAVNISCRLKHGVLYIDTSGGMSAGRLLQMVQAQIPGAAEQMAALQRIHVYKALDAFSLLACLQEWRAAGLQLMSAGSSVKAVLVDSLSALFSHLVGGRQSNAGMSMMMQVAGELKLLSKDFGVAVLVTNHVTRDSSGVLKSGLGHSWSHVPHNRVLLQKVERPGSHTCLRVAELTKSSRQPCHLQEELDISYSKNLNPENQPVTS; from the exons ATGACAGTCCTCAGGGTAGGCATGTGTCCCGGACTGAGTCATGACCTTATCAACGCTCTTCAGTCTGCAGGCATCAGAACTG tGGAGCATCTGGTCTCAACCAATATTGAAGAACTGGCGCAGAAATGTTCCTTTTCCTACAAG GCTTTGATGGCGGTACGTCGAGTTCTGCTGGCTCAGCATACAGCCTTCCCAGTGTTTGGTTTGGATCTTTATGAAGAATTATTGTGTTCAACAGCCATCCTGTCTACTGGAAATCCAAG CCTTGATAAGTTGCTGGATTCTGGCCTGTATACTGGAGAGATAACAGAGCTGAGTGGTGGACCAGGAAGTGGCAAGACCCAG GTGTGCTTTGGGGTGGCTGTCAACATCTCCTGCAGACTGAAGCACGGTGTGCTGTACATCGATACCAGTGGAGGCATGTCCGCAGGCCGCCTGCTTCAAATGGTTCAGGCCCAAATTCCTGGCGCAGCGGAACAG ATGGCGGCGCTGCAACGGATCCACGTCTATAAAGCGCTCGACGCCTTCTCTCTACTGGCCTGTTTACAGGAGTGGAGAGCAGCGGGACTCCAGCTG ATGTCTGCAGGCAGCTCTGTTAAGGCAGTGCTGGTGGACTCGCTCTCCGCCCTTTTCTCTCACTTGGTAGGAGGCAGGCAGAGTAATG CAGGTATGTCCATGATGATGCAAGTGGCTGGAGAGCTGAAGCTCCTATCAAAAGACTTTGGTGTAGCTGTACTG GTAACCAACCATGTGACCCGGGACAGCAGTGGAGTGTTGAAGTCTGGATTGGGCCATTCTTGGAGTCACGTTCCACATAACCGTGTTCTTCTGCAGAAAGTCGAGAGACCTGGCAGTCACACTTGCCTCAGGGTTGCAGAACTGACCAAATCCTCGCGACAG CCTTGCCATCTACAAGAGGAGCTGGACATCAGCTACAGCAAGAATCTAAATCCAGAGAACCAGCCAGTCACATCTTGA